A window of Acidimicrobiia bacterium contains these coding sequences:
- a CDS encoding FAD-dependent oxidoreductase produces MATRIDVDVCVVGAGYAGLTAARRLSQAGRSVVVLEARDRVGGRIWTYHLPDGSPVDRGGAWLGPRHDAIFGLARELGVSTYKTWVKGAHLLIGAGRTRRYTGLIPRISPLAVATLVLAQARVDRMARRVPLDAPWTARRATEWDSRSVAWYIERSGIRTQIARDLFEMAVRGLFTTDLNQVSLLHLLLLVHGHGSINTLFSIKGGAQENMVNGGAGLIATRMADALGDAVHLSAPVRSITQRDDHVVVDTDQIGVSARHAVVTVPPTLALEIAFDPPLPDDRLTLYRKASAGWETKTLVVYDEPFWRAEGFSGQTAEPRSAAEVTLDAGPASGRPGVIASFTFGPVAERVHALSVEERRRAVLDALAARLGPRAGTPADYIETAWWTEDWTRGCTMAHLGPGVLTQYGRLLREPLGRVHWAGTETSTTSHGAIDGAVRSGERAAVEILDRM; encoded by the coding sequence ATGGCCACGCGGATCGACGTGGACGTTTGCGTGGTCGGCGCGGGCTACGCCGGTCTCACCGCGGCGCGGCGGCTGAGCCAGGCGGGACGATCCGTCGTCGTCCTCGAGGCGCGCGATCGTGTCGGCGGCCGGATCTGGACCTACCACCTCCCGGATGGCTCGCCGGTCGACCGCGGCGGCGCCTGGCTCGGTCCGCGACATGACGCGATCTTCGGCCTGGCCCGAGAGCTCGGGGTGTCCACCTACAAGACCTGGGTGAAGGGTGCGCATCTCCTCATCGGTGCGGGGCGCACACGCCGGTACACCGGGCTGATACCGAGAATCAGTCCGCTGGCCGTCGCCACCCTCGTCTTGGCCCAGGCCAGGGTCGATCGCATGGCCAGACGAGTTCCGCTTGACGCGCCGTGGACAGCGCGGCGGGCTACCGAGTGGGACTCGCGCTCGGTGGCCTGGTACATCGAGCGATCGGGGATCCGGACCCAGATCGCCCGTGACCTCTTCGAGATGGCCGTGCGCGGCCTGTTCACCACCGACCTCAACCAGGTGTCGCTTCTCCATCTCCTGCTTCTCGTCCACGGGCACGGAAGCATCAACACTCTCTTTTCGATCAAAGGGGGCGCTCAGGAGAACATGGTCAACGGCGGTGCTGGACTGATCGCGACACGAATGGCGGACGCTCTCGGTGACGCAGTACACCTCAGCGCTCCCGTCCGGTCGATCACGCAGCGGGACGATCACGTCGTTGTCGACACCGATCAGATCGGAGTGTCGGCCCGGCACGCGGTCGTGACGGTTCCACCGACGCTCGCCCTGGAGATCGCGTTCGATCCTCCGCTTCCCGATGATCGGCTGACCCTCTACCGCAAAGCGAGCGCTGGTTGGGAGACGAAGACCTTGGTGGTCTATGACGAGCCGTTCTGGCGGGCCGAGGGCTTCAGCGGACAGACGGCCGAACCAAGGTCCGCTGCCGAGGTAACTCTTGACGCAGGTCCGGCGTCTGGGCGGCCGGGCGTCATCGCGTCCTTTACCTTCGGTCCGGTCGCTGAGCGCGTCCATGCCTTGAGCGTCGAGGAACGGCGACGTGCCGTGCTGGATGCGCTCGCAGCCAGGCTTGGGCCCCGCGCTGGTACTCCGGCGGACTACATCGAGACTGCTTGGTGGACCGAAGATTGGACTCGAGGTTGCACGATGGCGCACCTCGGTCCGGGAGTTCTCACCCAATATGGGCGTCTCCTTCGAGAGCCGCTCGGGCGCGTGCACTGGGCGGGAACGGAGACGTCGACGACCTCACACGGCGCGATCGACGGTGCGGTTCGCTCGGGCGAGCGGGCTGCGGTCGAGATACTCGACCGGATGTGA
- a CDS encoding crotonase/enoyl-CoA hydratase family protein yields MSELAAYQFDPPVGVIRMDDGKANALSPEMLRDINAALDRAMIDQAVVVLSGRDGRFSAGFDLNVLGAGGPAAINLLRAGFETAERLLSFPTPVVMACTGHTIAMGLFLLLSGDYRVGGSGDYKLTANEVAIGLTMPQSAIEICRQRLTPAALTRVVNLAEVFAPDQAVAAGILDRVVESSDLEEVTRDTAVRLAALDMRAHAATKLRARAPALTALRAAIAADDAALRGQSQP; encoded by the coding sequence GGACGACGGAAAGGCAAACGCGCTCTCGCCGGAGATGCTCCGGGACATCAACGCGGCCCTGGACCGCGCAATGATTGACCAGGCGGTGGTGGTGCTCAGCGGCCGGGACGGGAGGTTCTCGGCCGGCTTCGACCTGAACGTGCTGGGGGCTGGTGGTCCAGCCGCGATCAATCTGCTCCGAGCGGGCTTCGAGACCGCCGAGCGACTCCTCTCGTTTCCGACGCCCGTCGTCATGGCGTGCACGGGCCACACGATCGCGATGGGTCTCTTCCTGCTGCTTTCGGGCGACTACCGAGTCGGCGGCTCGGGCGACTACAAGCTGACCGCCAATGAGGTCGCGATCGGTCTCACGATGCCACAGTCGGCGATCGAGATCTGTCGTCAACGCCTCACTCCGGCGGCCCTCACCCGGGTCGTGAACCTCGCCGAAGTCTTCGCGCCGGATCAAGCCGTCGCCGCGGGCATCTTGGACCGGGTCGTCGAGTCGTCAGATCTCGAGGAGGTCACACGTGATACGGCCGTGCGACTTGCCGCGCTGGACATGCGTGCTCACGCGGCGACCAAGCTGCGAGCGAGAGCCCCGGCCCTGACGGCCCTACGAGCCGCGATCGCGGCGGACGACGCCGCGCTCCGTGGGCAGTCCCAGCCCTAA